The following proteins are co-located in the Fusobacteria bacterium ZRK30 genome:
- the rsgA gene encoding ribosome small subunit-dependent GTPase A, with amino-acid sequence MTKIKGFYYVQVEEKTYECRLRGILKKKNNKDNCVTGDLVEFGEDGFITKVYPRQNIIHRPLVSNIDYLVIQFSALDPKFDIGRFNILLLNAFYYKIKPVAVINKIELLDDEGLKELKKELEFLKQLDIEVFYISTYENTGIEDVKDYIKDKITAFGGPSGAGKSSLLNMLQEERVLETGETSKKNSRGKHTTKGTTLLPMKDGGWVIDTPGFSSIELPPIETADELASLFAEFNEYRTCKYSNCIHINEPKCGIKDGLDQGLSQSRYDFYLWCYKFYSEERWNKY; translated from the coding sequence ATTACAAAAATAAAGGGATTTTACTATGTTCAAGTGGAAGAAAAAACTTATGAATGTAGATTAAGAGGTATATTAAAGAAAAAAAATAATAAAGATAACTGTGTTACAGGGGACCTGGTAGAATTTGGTGAAGATGGATTTATCACAAAGGTATATCCCAGACAAAATATTATCCATAGACCTCTGGTTTCAAATATAGATTATTTGGTTATTCAGTTTTCAGCATTGGATCCCAAATTTGATATTGGAAGATTTAATATATTGTTACTCAATGCTTTCTATTATAAGATTAAACCAGTAGCTGTTATCAACAAGATTGAATTATTAGATGATGAAGGACTAAAAGAATTAAAAAAAGAGTTAGAATTTTTAAAACAATTAGATATAGAGGTGTTTTATATCTCAACCTATGAAAATACAGGGATAGAGGATGTGAAAGATTATATAAAAGATAAGATAACTGCATTTGGAGGACCATCTGGAGCAGGAAAATCGTCGTTACTAAACATGCTTCAGGAGGAAAGAGTCCTAGAAACAGGAGAGACTAGTAAGAAAAACTCAAGGGGAAAACATACTACCAAGGGAACCACGTTGTTACCAATGAAAGATGGCGGGTGGGTAATTGATACACCTGGTTTTTCTTCAATAGAGCTGCCACCAATAGAAACAGCTGATGAATTAGCTAGTTTATTTGCAGAATTTAATGAATACAGAACCTGTAAATACAGTAACTGTATTCATATAAATGAGCCCAAATGTGGTATAAAAGATGGACTTGACCAGGGGCTAAGTCAAAGTAGATATGACTTCTACCTATGGTGCTATAAATTTTATAGTGAAGAAAGATGGAATAAATATTAG